One Leopardus geoffroyi isolate Oge1 chromosome C1, O.geoffroyi_Oge1_pat1.0, whole genome shotgun sequence DNA segment encodes these proteins:
- the LOC123598002 gene encoding U1 small nuclear ribonucleoprotein C-like, whose product MPKFYCDYCNTYLTHDSPPVRKTHCNGRKHKENVKDHYQKWMEEQAQSLIDKTTAAFQQGKIPPTPFSAPPPAGVMIPSPPSLPGPPRPGMMPAPHMGGPPMMPMMGPSPPGMMPVGPAPGMRPPMGGHMPMMPGPAMMRPSARPMMVPTQPGMTRPDR is encoded by the coding sequence ATGCCTAAGTTTTATTGTGACTACTGCAACACATACCTCACCCATGACTCTCCACCTGTGAGAAAGACACACTGCAATGGTAGGAAACACAAAGAGAATGTGAAAGACCACTATCAGAAATGGATGGAAGAGCAAGCCCAGAGCCTGATCGACAAAACAACTGCTGCATTTCAGCAAGGAAAGATTCCTCCTACTccattctctgctcctcctccagcaGGGGTGATGATTCCATCTCCCCCTAGTCTCCCAGGTCCTCCTCGCCCTGGTATGATGCCAGCACCCCATATGGGGGGCCCTCCCATGATGCCAATGATGGGCCCTTCTCCTCCTGGGATGATGCCAGTGGGACCTGCTCCTGGAATGAGGCCGCCTATGGGAGGCCACATGCCAATGATGCCTGGGCCCGCAATGATGAGACCTTCCGCCCGTCCCATGATGGTACCCACTCAGCCAGGAATGACTCGACCAGACAGATAA